The following proteins are co-located in the Solanum pennellii chromosome 8, SPENNV200 genome:
- the LOC107028393 gene encoding elicitor-responsive protein 3-like: MVRGKLVVQLVGAKGLENTDFLNDMDPYVILTYRSQEKKSTVASGKGCEPEWNETFVFSISEDAEELFLKIMDSDSIGEDDIVGEAKIPIEPVFSEGSIPITCYNVVKDEEYCGEIKVGLTFTPEEYSEREYEEENLGGWKESSY, translated from the exons ATGGTACGAGGAAAACTTGTAGTTCAACTTGTTGGAGCTAAAGGCCTTGAAAACACTGATTTTCTCA ATGATATGGATCCATATGTGATCTTAACTTATAGATCTCAGGAGAAAAAGAGTACTGTTGCATCAG GGAAGGGATGTGAACCAGAATGGAATGAAACatttgttttctccatttctgAGGATGCTGAAGAACTCTTCTTGAAGATAATGGACAGTGATTCTATCGGCGAAGACGATATTGTTGGGGAAGCTAA GATACCAATTGAACCAGTTTTTTCAGAAGGGAGCATCCCAATAACATGTTATAATGTTGTTAAAGATGAGGAATATTGTGGAGAAATTAAAGTTGGTCTCACCTTTACTCCTGAG GAATATTCTGAGAGGGAGTATGAAGAAGAGAACCTTGGTGGATGGAAAGAGTCTTCTTATTGA